A genomic window from Elaeis guineensis isolate ETL-2024a chromosome 3, EG11, whole genome shotgun sequence includes:
- the LOC105041263 gene encoding LEAF RUST 10 DISEASE-RESISTANCEUS RECEPTOR-LIKE PROTEIN KINASE-like 1.2 isoform X3 — MNPNLLLQFKGLFSISFFFINIYSLERIAAAANPKIGDCEPKSCGSIDNISYPFWIEGQQPDYCGYPGFNVNCSDGIPYLQVPYGDCRILDIFYNNESIWLSVSEANLLDHVCSNSFFIGDSPFAGSSFKISAVNKKLLFRNCSREQDGSFRLPCDPRNIYVAYIGDDYYKPDPPISGDCQTTKLPVSGYAGAESRDYEKLLGYGYLLDWDAPNCTACRASKGQCGYDRSNNSFMCICPDRPHGVRCHGKSKTRRNIAIGVGMGVGVMLVASLVCLSWHKLRQRKQRSASSILLGRTASSEPCFKNDPELGKTGYQTTIFTYEELEEATNGFSASKELGDGGFGTVYKGKLRDGRVVAVKRLYEHNYKRVEQFMNEVEILSRLHHQNLVSLYGCTSRHSRELLLVYEYVPNGTVADHLHGPRAQEGALTWPIRLNIAIETADALGYLHAVEPQIIHRDVKTNNILLDNSFHVKVADFGLSRLFPLDATHVSTAPQGTPGYVDPEYHQCYQLTDKSDVYSFGVVLAELISSKPAVDTNRTRHEINLANMTTSKVQNCQLDQLVDPSLGYQTDWEMKTMITLVAELAFRCLQLEREMRPSIKEVLEVLREIESGQYKTKKVLETDVPVKEDASLLKNTLPYSPDSVTARWESRSTTPNTSG; from the exons ATGAATCCCAACCTACTGCTACAATTCAAAGGGCTCTTCTCTATCTCCTTTTTCTTCATCAACATCTACTCTTTGGAGAGAATAGCCGCAGCTGCCAATCCGAAGATAGGGGATTGCGAGCCAAAGAGCTGTGGGAGCATCGACAACATTAGCTACCCGTTTTGGATTGAAGGGCAACAACCAGACTACTGTGGCTATCCCGGTTTTAATGTGAACTGTTCTGATGGCATCCCTTATCTCCAAGTGCCCTACGGAGATTGTCGGATCCTAGACATCTTCTACAATAATGAATCCATCTGGCTTTCAGTTTCAGAAGCCAACCTCTTGGACCATGTTTGCTCGAATTCGTTTTTTATTGGCGATTCTCCCTTCGCTGGCTCATCTTTCAAAATTAGTGCGGTCAACAAGAAGCTTCTCTTCCGCAATTGCTCGAGAGAGCAGGACGGTTCCTTCAGATTACCTTGCGATCCTAGGAACATTTATGTTGCTTATATCGGCGACGATTACTACAAGCCAGACCCCCCGATATCAGGGGATTGTCAGACCACGAAATTACCAGTCTCGGGGTATGCAGGAGCAGAAAGCCGGGATTATGAGAAACTTCTGGGGTATGGATATCTGTTGGATTGGGATGCACCGAATTGCACGGCGTGCAGAGCAAGCAAAGGCCAGTGTGGATATGATCGAAGCAACAACAGCTTCATGTGTATTTGCCCCGACCGGCCCCATGGTGTACGCTGTC ATGGAAAAAGCAAGACACGGAGGAATATTGCAATAG GAGTTGGTATGGGCGTGGGAGTCATGCTCGTTGCAAGCTTAGTCTGCCTTTCCTGGCACAAGCTCAGGCAGAGGAAGCAGCGTTCAGCCTCTTCAATCCTGCTTGGCCGAACTGCCTCTTCTGAGCCATGCTTCAAGAACGACCCTGAATTGGGCAAAACAGGGTACCAGACCACCATCTTCACCTATGAGGAACTTGAGGAGGCCACTAATGGCTTTAGTGCTTCCAAAGAACTTGGTGATGGTGGCTTCGGCACCGTCTACAAAG GAAAGCTCCGAGATGGGCGTGTAGTTGCGGTCAAGCGACTGTATGAGCACAACTACAAGCGTGTGGAGCAGTTCATGAATGAGGTTGAAATCCTCTCCCGCCTTCACCATCAGAACCTTGTCTCCCTCTACGGCTGCACCTCACGTCACAGCCGTGAACTCCTACTTGTGTATGAGTATGTGCCCAATGGCACTGTCGCAGATCACCTCCATGGCCCTCGAGCACAGGAGGGAGCCCTTACATGGCCTATCCGGTTGAACATTGCCATCGAAACAGCTGATGCGCTTGGCTACCTCCATGCAGTTGAACCACAGATTATACACCGGGATGTCAAGACCAACAATATCTTGCTTGACAACAGCTTCCATGTGAAAGTAGCTGATTTTGGGCTGTCACGACTCTTCCCGCTTGACGCAACCCATGTATCAACTGCTCCACAAGGCACCCCCGGCTACGTTGATCCTGAGTACCACCAGTGCTACCAGCTCACTGACAAAAGTGATGTCTACAGCTTCGGAGTAGTACTAGCAGAGCTCATATCATCAAAACCGGCTGTCGATACCAATAGGACCCGTCATGAGATCAATTTGGCTAACATGACAACAAGTAAGGTCCAGAATTGCCAACTTGACCAGTTGGTGGATCCAAGTCTTGGATATCAGACAGATTGGGAGATGAAGACAATGATCACCCTGGTGGCTGAACTTGCATTCAGGTGCTTGCAACTAGAGAGGGAGATGAGACCATCCATTAAGGAGGTTCTAGAGGTGTTGAGAGAGATAGAGAGTGGACAGTACAAGACTAAGAAAGTGCTGGAGACTGATGTTCCAGTGAAGGAAGATGCCAGCTTACTGAAAAATACTCTCCCTTATTCGCCGGATTCTGTTACAGCGAGATGGGAAAGCAGGTCGACGACACCTAACACTAGCGGGTGA
- the LOC105041263 gene encoding LEAF RUST 10 DISEASE-RESISTANCEUS RECEPTOR-LIKE PROTEIN KINASE-like 1.1 isoform X5, which produces MALSFSCLIVPFFIFFVFPNLSCSCPAAPVFPSCGNGSIEVRFPFYTNTTKPECRGHHMVFCDGSTPLIRFHGYERWYVLKTIDYTLRFTIVQDQEFGNYLQIPDCNVDYKFDPPIPLSENLFLPQSVSPNQSFFNCELSGYNSSADIFHEIYNRSLCKDYQLQFSDKLEDEGPDQKDCWDSPSPSFAWTLLFGEDGDDLSLVHAFYSHQQNWTRRCFEHGTRRDSICLCNNRCENGKSKTRRNIAIGVGMGVGVMLVASLVCLSWHKLRQRKQRSASSILLGRTASSEPCFKNDPELGKTGYQTTIFTYEELEEATNGFSASKELGDGGFGTVYKGKLRDGRVVAVKRLYEHNYKRVEQFMNEVEILSRLHHQNLVSLYGCTSRHSRELLLVYEYVPNGTVADHLHGPRAQEGALTWPIRLNIAIETADALGYLHAVEPQIIHRDVKTNNILLDNSFHVKVADFGLSRLFPLDATHVSTAPQGTPGYVDPEYHQCYQLTDKSDVYSFGVVLAELISSKPAVDTNRTRHEINLANMTTSKVQNCQLDQLVDPSLGYQTDWEMKTMITLVAELAFRCLQLEREMRPSIKEVLEVLREIESGQYKTKKVLETDVPVKEDASLLKNTLPYSPDSVTARWESRSTTPNTSG; this is translated from the exons ATGGCTCTTTCCTTTTCCTGCCTCATAGtccccttcttcatcttctttgttTTCCCCAATCTTTCTTGCTCATGCCCTGCGGCTCCTGTGTTTCCATCATGCGGCAATGGTTCTATTGAAGTAAGGTTTCCTTTCTACACAAACACCACCAAACCTGAATGCAGAGGGCATCATATGGTCTTCTGTGATGGCTCCACACCTCTCATCCGATTTCATGGGTATGAGCGCTGGTACGTCTTGAAAACAATCGACTACACTCTTCGTTTCACCATAGTTCAAGACCAAGAGTTCGGCAATTACTTGCAGATACCAGACTGCAATGTAGATTACAAATTTGATCCTCCAATTCCTCTATCCGAGAATTTGTTCCTTCCTCAGTCTGTCAGCCCGAACCAATCATTCTTCAATTGCGAGCTGAGTGGTTATAATTCTTCTGCCGACATCTTCCACGAAATCTATAATCGTAGTCTGTGCAAAGATTACCAGCTTCAATTTTCCGATAAATTAGAGGATGAAGGACCTGATCAGAAGGATTGTTGGGACAGTCCTAGCCCATCGTTTGCATGGACCCTATTATTCGGTGAAGATGGTGATGACCTTTCTCTCGTGCACGCCTTTTACTCGCATCAACAGAACTGGACTCGAAGATGCTTCGAACATGGCACTCGAAGAGATTCCATATGCCTATGCAACAACAGATGTGAAA ATGGAAAAAGCAAGACACGGAGGAATATTGCAATAG GAGTTGGTATGGGCGTGGGAGTCATGCTCGTTGCAAGCTTAGTCTGCCTTTCCTGGCACAAGCTCAGGCAGAGGAAGCAGCGTTCAGCCTCTTCAATCCTGCTTGGCCGAACTGCCTCTTCTGAGCCATGCTTCAAGAACGACCCTGAATTGGGCAAAACAGGGTACCAGACCACCATCTTCACCTATGAGGAACTTGAGGAGGCCACTAATGGCTTTAGTGCTTCCAAAGAACTTGGTGATGGTGGCTTCGGCACCGTCTACAAAG GAAAGCTCCGAGATGGGCGTGTAGTTGCGGTCAAGCGACTGTATGAGCACAACTACAAGCGTGTGGAGCAGTTCATGAATGAGGTTGAAATCCTCTCCCGCCTTCACCATCAGAACCTTGTCTCCCTCTACGGCTGCACCTCACGTCACAGCCGTGAACTCCTACTTGTGTATGAGTATGTGCCCAATGGCACTGTCGCAGATCACCTCCATGGCCCTCGAGCACAGGAGGGAGCCCTTACATGGCCTATCCGGTTGAACATTGCCATCGAAACAGCTGATGCGCTTGGCTACCTCCATGCAGTTGAACCACAGATTATACACCGGGATGTCAAGACCAACAATATCTTGCTTGACAACAGCTTCCATGTGAAAGTAGCTGATTTTGGGCTGTCACGACTCTTCCCGCTTGACGCAACCCATGTATCAACTGCTCCACAAGGCACCCCCGGCTACGTTGATCCTGAGTACCACCAGTGCTACCAGCTCACTGACAAAAGTGATGTCTACAGCTTCGGAGTAGTACTAGCAGAGCTCATATCATCAAAACCGGCTGTCGATACCAATAGGACCCGTCATGAGATCAATTTGGCTAACATGACAACAAGTAAGGTCCAGAATTGCCAACTTGACCAGTTGGTGGATCCAAGTCTTGGATATCAGACAGATTGGGAGATGAAGACAATGATCACCCTGGTGGCTGAACTTGCATTCAGGTGCTTGCAACTAGAGAGGGAGATGAGACCATCCATTAAGGAGGTTCTAGAGGTGTTGAGAGAGATAGAGAGTGGACAGTACAAGACTAAGAAAGTGCTGGAGACTGATGTTCCAGTGAAGGAAGATGCCAGCTTACTGAAAAATACTCTCCCTTATTCGCCGGATTCTGTTACAGCGAGATGGGAAAGCAGGTCGACGACACCTAACACTAGCGGGTGA
- the LOC105041263 gene encoding LEAF RUST 10 DISEASE-RESISTANCEUS RECEPTOR-LIKE PROTEIN KINASE-like 1.2 isoform X4, whose amino-acid sequence MYHSYSLLSPILLLMLSLLSKADNGTLFIECASAASYDCGRKHYNITYPFRLLDSPEKCGLPGFELACNTDQSLLTINMGKKSYRIKSIDYANRVLTIIDPDLTGEDCPRSFTDPIINSSIFSYARLDFDLSFYFNCTFDPSVDGFHPIACPTGGIQPHSYYCLLEQPPLGQWNPLGCSSMGIFPINRTIHELLWSGKTFGEAMQEGISVTWTVGQRACQGCQDSGKVDPRRPTGAANCADACGDGKSKTRRNIAIGVGMGVGVMLVASLVCLSWHKLRQRKQRSASSILLGRTASSEPCFKNDPELGKTGYQTTIFTYEELEEATNGFSASKELGDGGFGTVYKGKLRDGRVVAVKRLYEHNYKRVEQFMNEVEILSRLHHQNLVSLYGCTSRHSRELLLVYEYVPNGTVADHLHGPRAQEGALTWPIRLNIAIETADALGYLHAVEPQIIHRDVKTNNILLDNSFHVKVADFGLSRLFPLDATHVSTAPQGTPGYVDPEYHQCYQLTDKSDVYSFGVVLAELISSKPAVDTNRTRHEINLANMTTSKVQNCQLDQLVDPSLGYQTDWEMKTMITLVAELAFRCLQLEREMRPSIKEVLEVLREIESGQYKTKKVLETDVPVKEDASLLKNTLPYSPDSVTARWESRSTTPNTSG is encoded by the exons ATGTACCACTCATACTCCCTCCTCTCACCCATCCTTCTCCTCATGCTTTCTTTGCTTTCCAAAGCCGATAACGGAACCCTATTCATAGAATGCGCTTCCGCTGCTTCGTACGACTGCGGACGCAAACATTATAACATCACCTACCCATTCCGGCTACTTGACAGTCCTGAGAAGTGCGGCCTTCCAGGGTTCGAGCTCGCTTGCAACACGGATCAATCCCTTCTGACAATTAATATGGGCAAGAAGTCCTACCGAATCAAGAGCATCGATTACGCGAACAGAGTCCTCACAATCATCGACCCAGATCTCACTGGAGAAGACTGTCCTCGTTCCTTCACCGACCCCATCATCAACTCCTCCATCTTCAGCTATGCCAGGCTCGATTTCGATCTCTCCTTCTACTTCAACTGCACCTTTGACCCCTCTGTCGACGGGTTCCATCCAATCGCCTGCCCAACCGGAGGGATTCAGCCGCATTCATACTATTGTTTGCTCGAGCAGCCTCCTCTGGGGCAGTGGAACCCGTTGGGGTGTAGCTCGATGGGAATCTTTCCTATAAACCGGACGATACATGAGTTGTTGTGGTCCGGGAAGACTTTTGGGGAGGCGATGCAGGAGGGCATCAGCGTAACGTGGACGGTGGGGCAGAGAGCGTGCCAAGGCTGTCAAGATTCTGGCAAGGTCGATCCCCGAAGACCGACGGGGGCTGCCAACTGTGCTGACGCCTGTGGGG ATGGAAAAAGCAAGACACGGAGGAATATTGCAATAG GAGTTGGTATGGGCGTGGGAGTCATGCTCGTTGCAAGCTTAGTCTGCCTTTCCTGGCACAAGCTCAGGCAGAGGAAGCAGCGTTCAGCCTCTTCAATCCTGCTTGGCCGAACTGCCTCTTCTGAGCCATGCTTCAAGAACGACCCTGAATTGGGCAAAACAGGGTACCAGACCACCATCTTCACCTATGAGGAACTTGAGGAGGCCACTAATGGCTTTAGTGCTTCCAAAGAACTTGGTGATGGTGGCTTCGGCACCGTCTACAAAG GAAAGCTCCGAGATGGGCGTGTAGTTGCGGTCAAGCGACTGTATGAGCACAACTACAAGCGTGTGGAGCAGTTCATGAATGAGGTTGAAATCCTCTCCCGCCTTCACCATCAGAACCTTGTCTCCCTCTACGGCTGCACCTCACGTCACAGCCGTGAACTCCTACTTGTGTATGAGTATGTGCCCAATGGCACTGTCGCAGATCACCTCCATGGCCCTCGAGCACAGGAGGGAGCCCTTACATGGCCTATCCGGTTGAACATTGCCATCGAAACAGCTGATGCGCTTGGCTACCTCCATGCAGTTGAACCACAGATTATACACCGGGATGTCAAGACCAACAATATCTTGCTTGACAACAGCTTCCATGTGAAAGTAGCTGATTTTGGGCTGTCACGACTCTTCCCGCTTGACGCAACCCATGTATCAACTGCTCCACAAGGCACCCCCGGCTACGTTGATCCTGAGTACCACCAGTGCTACCAGCTCACTGACAAAAGTGATGTCTACAGCTTCGGAGTAGTACTAGCAGAGCTCATATCATCAAAACCGGCTGTCGATACCAATAGGACCCGTCATGAGATCAATTTGGCTAACATGACAACAAGTAAGGTCCAGAATTGCCAACTTGACCAGTTGGTGGATCCAAGTCTTGGATATCAGACAGATTGGGAGATGAAGACAATGATCACCCTGGTGGCTGAACTTGCATTCAGGTGCTTGCAACTAGAGAGGGAGATGAGACCATCCATTAAGGAGGTTCTAGAGGTGTTGAGAGAGATAGAGAGTGGACAGTACAAGACTAAGAAAGTGCTGGAGACTGATGTTCCAGTGAAGGAAGATGCCAGCTTACTGAAAAATACTCTCCCTTATTCGCCGGATTCTGTTACAGCGAGATGGGAAAGCAGGTCGACGACACCTAACACTAGCGGGTGA